A window of the Streptomyces sp. NBC_01351 genome harbors these coding sequences:
- a CDS encoding LacI family DNA-binding transcriptional regulator, whose amino-acid sequence MVGGVTSPSGSPLRLTDIASQAQVSEATVSRVLNGKPGVAAGTRHKVLAALDLLGYERPVRLKRRSNGLVGLLIPELTNPIFPAFAQVIEQALAGHGYTPVLCTQTPGGATEDELVEQLEERGVTGIVFLSGLHADSTADPSRYQGLAARGVPFVLINGFNEAVNAPFISPDDRAAADMAVRHLEDLGHRRIGLAIGPTRYVPSARKEAGFLAALPGAEADGLIQRTLFTVEGGHAAGMALLERGCTGIVCGSDPMALGVIRAARERGLRVPEDVSVVGFDDSPLIAFTDPPLTTVRQPVRAMATAAVGALLEAVSGTPVQRTEYIFQPELVVRGSTAMAP is encoded by the coding sequence GTGGTGGGAGGTGTGACCTCCCCGTCGGGCTCCCCACTACGGCTGACGGACATCGCCTCGCAGGCCCAGGTCAGCGAGGCGACCGTCAGCCGGGTGCTCAACGGCAAGCCGGGCGTCGCGGCCGGCACCCGGCACAAGGTGCTGGCCGCGCTCGACCTGCTGGGCTACGAGCGTCCCGTACGGCTGAAACGGCGCAGCAACGGGCTGGTCGGGCTGCTGATCCCGGAGCTGACGAATCCCATCTTCCCGGCGTTCGCGCAGGTCATCGAGCAGGCGCTGGCCGGGCACGGGTACACCCCGGTGCTGTGCACGCAGACCCCGGGCGGGGCCACCGAGGACGAGCTGGTCGAGCAGCTGGAGGAGCGCGGGGTCACGGGCATCGTGTTCCTGTCGGGCCTCCACGCGGACTCGACCGCCGACCCGTCGCGCTACCAGGGGCTGGCCGCCCGCGGGGTCCCGTTCGTCCTGATCAACGGCTTCAACGAGGCCGTCAACGCCCCCTTCATCTCCCCGGACGACCGGGCGGCGGCCGATATGGCGGTGCGGCACCTGGAGGACCTGGGCCACCGCCGGATCGGCCTCGCGATAGGGCCCACCCGCTACGTGCCGTCGGCGCGCAAGGAGGCCGGCTTCCTCGCCGCACTGCCCGGGGCCGAGGCCGACGGGCTGATCCAGCGCACCCTGTTCACGGTGGAAGGCGGCCACGCGGCGGGCATGGCCCTGCTGGAGCGGGGCTGCACGGGCATCGTGTGCGGCAGCGACCCGATGGCCCTCGGCGTCATCCGCGCGGCCCGCGAACGGGGGCTGCGGGTCCCGGAGGACGTCTCGGTGGTCGGCTTCGACGACTCCCCGCTGATCGCCTTCACGGACCCCCCACTGACGACCGTCCGCCAGCCGGTCCGCGCCATGGCCACGGCCGCGGTGGGCGCGCTGCTGGAGGCGGTGTCGGGCACGCCGGTGCAGCGCACGGAGTACATCTTCCAGCCGGAGCTGGTCGTGCGGGGGTCTACGGCCATGGCGCCTTAG
- a CDS encoding protein-tyrosine phosphatase family protein, with the protein MPDPQAPWNEVTAGLWMGGHHWTDDLGYRHAVVASGEFDLVISLYTRPGHGPDAGIDHLVAEIPDGPLTAEQIHTAQELARTAAQGVRDGRTVLVRCHSGYNRSGLVVAQALIEMGWETTTAIETIRQRRSPSALNNRLFEEYLTTGLAVSRLLADLDTLT; encoded by the coding sequence GTGCCCGATCCTCAGGCCCCCTGGAACGAGGTCACGGCAGGGCTGTGGATGGGCGGTCACCACTGGACCGATGACCTGGGCTACAGGCATGCAGTGGTCGCCAGTGGGGAGTTCGACCTGGTCATCAGCTTGTACACCCGCCCCGGCCACGGACCCGACGCGGGCATCGACCACCTGGTCGCCGAGATTCCCGACGGCCCGCTCACGGCCGAGCAGATCCACACCGCCCAGGAGCTCGCCCGCACCGCCGCCCAAGGCGTCCGGGACGGGCGTACGGTCCTGGTCCGCTGTCACTCCGGCTACAACCGCTCCGGCCTGGTCGTGGCGCAGGCTCTCATCGAGATGGGCTGGGAAACGACGACAGCCATCGAGACCATCCGGCAGAGGCGGTCCCCCTCGGCCCTCAACAACCGGCTCTTCGAGGAGTACCTCACCACCGGACTCGCCGTTTCCCGCCTCCTCGCCGATCTCGACACGCTCACCTGA